Proteins from a single region of Fusobacterium gonidiaformans ATCC 25563:
- a CDS encoding cytidylyltransferase domain-containing protein has translation MYCGKKILAIIPARGGSKGIRRKNLIEIGGLPLIVYTLKETQKSKYLDRTIVSTEDLKIKTVVENYGGEVPFLRPMELAQDNSKTIDCIVHAIEVLKSYGEIYEYVVILQCTSPLRKAWHIDEAIEKIIDRGEASLVSVSKVEEHPILMRTLNDDGTLKNLLNINSTVRRQDFSNIYKVDGAIYIQKIDEELNENTSLNDGRLAYIMEKQYSVDIDEYLDIHKVEFYLKELQKD, from the coding sequence ATGTATTGCGGTAAGAAAATTTTGGCAATTATTCCGGCAAGAGGTGGAAGTAAAGGAATCAGAAGGAAAAATCTCATAGAGATAGGAGGATTGCCACTCATTGTTTATACTTTGAAGGAGACTCAAAAGTCTAAGTATTTAGATAGAACGATTGTTTCAACAGAAGATTTGAAGATTAAAACAGTGGTTGAAAATTATGGTGGGGAAGTGCCTTTCCTGCGTCCTATGGAATTGGCACAAGATAATTCTAAGACAATTGATTGCATCGTACATGCGATAGAAGTACTCAAATCATATGGAGAAATCTATGAGTATGTGGTTATTTTACAATGCACTTCTCCTTTAAGAAAAGCTTGGCATATCGACGAGGCGATTGAGAAAATTATAGACAGAGGAGAAGCTTCTTTAGTAAGTGTTTCAAAAGTGGAAGAACATCCTATTTTAATGAGAACCTTAAATGATGATGGAACTTTAAAGAATTTATTAAATATAAATAGTACTGTTAGAAGACAAGATTTTTCGAATATCTACAAGGTAGATGGAGCTATTTACATTCAAAAAATAGATGAGGAATTGAATGAAAATACGAGTCTGAACGATGGTAGATTGGCTTATATTATGGAAAAACAATATTCTGTGGATATCGATGAATATTTAGATATTCACAAAGTAGAATTTTATTTGAAAGAATTACAGAAAGACTAA
- a CDS encoding acyltransferase — translation MVKFFLEKGSYSTIQLTRGTKVFIGNDTAISHNVRICTSNRNPMDVIFEKDSIEIERGDVIIGDNCWIGANVFICQGVKVGDCVVIGASSVVSKDIPSNSIAAGAPIKILKSK, via the coding sequence ATGGTAAAATTTTTTTTGGAGAAAGGGTCCTATTCTACCATTCAATTAACTCGTGGAACGAAAGTATTTATTGGAAATGACACGGCAATAAGTCATAATGTCAGAATTTGTACCTCTAATAGGAATCCTATGGATGTTATTTTTGAAAAGGATTCGATTGAAATAGAGCGAGGAGATGTTATTATTGGAGATAATTGTTGGATTGGAGCCAATGTTTTTATTTGTCAGGGAGTTAAAGTAGGGGATTGTGTTGTCATAGGAGCTAGCTCTGTAGTTTCTAAAGACATACCTAGTAATAGTATTGCAGCGGGTGCTCCCATTAAAATACTGAAAAGCAAATAA
- a CDS encoding LicD family protein, translated as MYNPNELRKIQLKKLEMLKDIVHCCEKNNLTYWLDSGTLLGAVRHKGFIPWDDDIDIAMPLEDAKTLNEIYSSEDYEIRSTEIESGVNFYKVISKKDFVCSGDEVLKVDIDIFVMQYYPNSLFLKFFNAFYHLRKNRSEEFQWKLCLENISINLRRKFEKIGYFSSKSLAEKIRKICERNPKKWDFVSYTYDCGFHLYFWKKNEIFPLGVMLFEDTYFKVPKDYHIYLKKLYYSYEKLPPVSRRRPPHYTNYEITLFHKKKEEE; from the coding sequence ATGTATAATCCAAATGAATTAAGAAAGATTCAATTGAAAAAATTGGAAATGTTAAAAGATATCGTACATTGTTGTGAGAAAAATAATTTAACCTATTGGTTAGATTCCGGAACTTTACTTGGTGCTGTTCGCCACAAAGGGTTTATCCCTTGGGATGATGATATAGATATTGCTATGCCATTAGAAGATGCAAAAACATTAAATGAAATATATTCAAGCGAAGATTATGAGATTCGTTCTACAGAAATAGAAAGTGGTGTGAATTTTTATAAAGTCATTTCTAAAAAAGACTTTGTTTGTTCGGGAGATGAGGTTTTAAAGGTTGATATTGATATTTTCGTAATGCAGTATTATCCTAATTCTCTATTCTTGAAATTTTTTAATGCTTTTTATCACTTGAGAAAAAATAGAAGTGAGGAATTCCAATGGAAATTATGTTTAGAAAATATTTCTATTAATTTGAGAAGAAAATTTGAGAAAATCGGTTACTTTTCTAGCAAGAGTTTGGCAGAGAAAATTCGTAAAATTTGTGAGAGAAATCCAAAGAAGTGGGATTTTGTATCTTATACTTATGACTGCGGTTTTCATTTGTATTTTTGGAAAAAGAATGAAATTTTTCCATTGGGAGTGATGTTATTTGAAGATACTTATTTCAAGGTTCCTAAAGATTATCATATTTATTTAAAAAAATTGTACTACAGTTATGAAAAACTGCCACCTGTGTCTAGGAGAAGACCACCACATTATACGAATTACGAAATTACATTATTTCATAAGAAAAAAGAAGAAGAGTAA
- a CDS encoding glycosyltransferase family 52 — protein sequence MKKYLCISATNYNLLLFCLLKDFLGRTVFWVSPNLYSPDQEDFFLLSEAAFSKERKSENERRFHQIEKGYFSEGDFEIYAQDHILPSYSFIRGKFSVIEDGTMSYLEVKREYEREKKRWFLSRWKRNMKGKIAKCGVSSKVDKVYLRGILPTPSCIQHKVEYIDIHSLWKKKTEEEKKWIRRFFNFRQSNLELLESKKIILFTQPLSEDKVMTEEEKIEIYRKILEKENVKDVVIKMHPRELTEYDKHFMGISILQERTPFELYLLHGLKDKKVITLFSTAVYGLKDFEVVFYGTNGNRKLLDRFGEILSTTIMK from the coding sequence ATGAAAAAATATTTATGTATTAGTGCAACAAATTATAATCTTTTATTATTTTGTTTATTAAAAGATTTTTTAGGGCGGACAGTATTTTGGGTAAGTCCGAATTTATATTCTCCAGATCAAGAAGATTTTTTTCTGTTATCCGAGGCGGCTTTTTCTAAAGAAAGAAAATCCGAAAATGAGAGGAGATTTCATCAAATTGAAAAAGGGTATTTTTCAGAGGGAGACTTTGAAATTTATGCTCAGGATCATATTTTGCCTTCTTATTCTTTTATTCGAGGAAAATTTTCTGTCATAGAAGATGGAACGATGAGTTATTTGGAAGTGAAACGAGAGTATGAGAGGGAAAAAAAGAGGTGGTTTCTCTCTCGATGGAAAAGAAACATGAAAGGAAAAATAGCGAAATGTGGAGTTTCTTCCAAGGTAGATAAAGTGTATTTGAGAGGTATTTTACCAACTCCATCTTGTATTCAGCATAAGGTGGAATATATAGATATCCATTCTCTTTGGAAAAAGAAAACAGAAGAAGAGAAAAAATGGATTCGTAGATTTTTTAATTTTCGACAGAGTAATTTAGAGTTATTGGAATCTAAAAAAATAATTTTATTTACTCAACCGTTGTCAGAAGATAAAGTTATGACAGAAGAAGAAAAAATAGAGATTTATCGAAAAATATTAGAAAAAGAAAATGTAAAAGATGTTGTTATAAAAATGCATCCAAGAGAATTGACAGAATATGATAAGCATTTTATGGGGATTAGCATTTTACAAGAAAGAACCCCATTTGAACTATATTTACTTCATGGGTTAAAGGATAAAAAAGTGATTACCTTATTTTCAACTGCAGTGTATGGACTGAAAGATTTTGAGGTAGTTTTTTACGGAACCAATGGGAATAGGAAGTTACTTGACAGATTTGGAGAGATATTGTCTACTACTATTATGAAATAG
- a CDS encoding glycosyltransferase, producing the protein MNDIELSIIIPVYNVELYLRKCLDTIYPLQMKKEVILIDDGSQDNSFGIMQEYKDKFPEETIIISQENKGISDVRNRGLEVALGKYVAFLDSDDFIDTIKYEEFFKRLKQEEVDILHGNGFYYQIDEKKEKIFETEDSIFIDTTLLGKEFYEKGYNLQIHRDYVWLNIYRREYLLENSLFFREGITYEDKIFSQEAFWKAEKIRYVPMFFYYYRQNSESITRKPRNVLDYFYVHNCLLDFALQEKISNLFVTKEIISIVRSLSKKEKVFNEEIYKKLWKLPKKNFLAYRNLLDMYFRKKKLKKINYEDILMKGHKKEG; encoded by the coding sequence ATGAATGATATAGAATTGAGCATCATTATTCCAGTATATAATGTAGAATTATATCTTAGAAAGTGTTTGGACACTATTTATCCATTGCAGATGAAAAAAGAGGTAATCTTGATAGATGATGGTTCTCAAGATAATTCTTTTGGGATTATGCAGGAATATAAGGATAAATTTCCTGAAGAAACAATTATAATTAGTCAAGAGAACAAAGGAATATCAGATGTAAGAAATAGAGGTTTAGAAGTAGCTCTAGGAAAGTATGTTGCTTTTTTAGATAGTGATGATTTTATTGATACTATAAAATATGAAGAGTTTTTTAAAAGACTCAAACAAGAAGAAGTTGATATATTACATGGAAATGGTTTTTATTATCAAATAGACGAAAAAAAAGAGAAGATTTTTGAAACAGAAGATTCTATATTTATTGATACGACTCTTTTGGGGAAAGAGTTTTATGAAAAAGGATATAATTTACAAATACATAGAGATTATGTTTGGTTAAATATCTATAGAAGAGAATATTTACTAGAAAATTCTTTGTTTTTTAGAGAAGGGATTACTTATGAAGATAAGATATTCTCTCAGGAGGCTTTTTGGAAAGCAGAAAAAATAAGATATGTTCCTATGTTTTTTTATTACTATCGACAAAATTCTGAAAGTATTACAAGAAAACCGAGAAATGTTTTAGACTATTTTTATGTTCATAATTGTCTCCTTGATTTTGCTTTACAGGAAAAAATTTCAAATCTCTTTGTCACAAAAGAGATTATTTCCATTGTAAGAAGTTTATCGAAGAAAGAAAAAGTATTTAATGAAGAAATTTATAAAAAATTGTGGAAATTACCAAAGAAAAACTTTCTTGCTTATCGAAACTTACTGGATATGTATTTTCGAAAAAAGAAGTTAAAGAAAATAAACTATGAGGATATTCTTATGAAAGGACATAAAAAAGAAGGATAG
- a CDS encoding glycosyltransferase family 9 protein — translation MKKRWKKKCLYLLRKYFLPQKQMQGNGIFITATDGIGDNIVRLCILEKMLTMFGKERCWILCEKKTKDFMRKIGFQHIIVFEPEHRKRVMGKFNLLKKIFQIPLQEIVSLEFDQHDFPIEFFSNTSTTGYDNIFHPEINQYYKRSIENKSGNIENAVLHFYNEYFQEKLSIEEILPDITKYYRGVEEIKGVMTVGIGAGDRYKIMAPSVLGKILQRMIEIKKLHQVILLGFGPKEQKYVEELRKYISFERYYVDTKVGKLSFEETIAEIQKSQYYLGMDSGLFHVAASLRKQTFGLFTKKNPFTHDFWDNVTVFYGKESQVEDYYGNSILNGISIEEILDE, via the coding sequence TTGAAAAAAAGATGGAAGAAAAAATGCCTGTATCTGTTAAGGAAATATTTTTTACCCCAAAAGCAAATGCAAGGAAATGGAATTTTTATTACAGCAACAGATGGAATTGGAGATAATATTGTTCGTCTATGTATTTTGGAAAAGATGCTAACAATGTTTGGGAAAGAACGATGTTGGATTCTTTGTGAAAAGAAAACAAAAGATTTTATGAGAAAAATTGGTTTTCAACATATTATTGTATTTGAGCCTGAACATAGAAAAAGAGTTATGGGAAAATTTAATTTACTAAAAAAGATTTTTCAAATTCCTTTACAAGAAATTGTATCTTTAGAGTTTGATCAACATGACTTTCCTATTGAATTTTTTTCAAATACTTCAACAACAGGCTATGATAATATTTTTCACCCGGAGATAAATCAATATTACAAACGTAGTATTGAAAATAAATCAGGAAATATTGAAAATGCAGTATTACATTTTTACAATGAATATTTTCAAGAGAAACTTAGCATTGAAGAGATTCTTCCAGATATTACAAAATATTATAGAGGTGTAGAGGAAATAAAAGGAGTTATGACAGTAGGGATTGGAGCAGGAGATCGTTATAAAATTATGGCTCCTTCTGTCTTAGGAAAAATTTTACAAAGAATGATAGAAATAAAAAAATTACATCAGGTAATTTTATTAGGTTTTGGGCCAAAAGAGCAAAAATATGTGGAAGAATTACGAAAATACATCTCTTTTGAGAGGTATTATGTTGATACAAAAGTAGGAAAGTTATCCTTTGAGGAAACGATAGCAGAAATTCAAAAGAGTCAGTACTATTTAGGTATGGATTCAGGTTTATTTCATGTCGCAGCATCCTTAAGGAAGCAAACCTTTGGCTTATTTACGAAAAAAAATCCATTTACTCATGATTTTTGGGACAATGTAACGGTTTTTTATGGAAAAGAGAGTCAAGTAGAGGATTATTATGGGAATTCTATTTTGAATGGAATTAGCATAGAGGAGATATTAGATGAATGA
- a CDS encoding glycosyltransferase: MKKIKVLFRSGSLRMGGLERVLVEVLQNINKTDLDIHLLIDDETEEDIFRKDIPLDIPYHFLKSNQFMKQLELVRKEKNKSILSKLKYNLYMHKARKLCKLETLKYISQQGPFNVLIDFDAGATRYMENIPIPHKIVWIHNSIPRLLKKESKIKHFGKRLEKYTKIVAICDDMKEELQHLYPNIAHKITRIYNPFNFDRIEELQQDTSSLTEEQKTLLKNEYCVMVSRLSCIQKDYNTLLKAFQKVKNKGISDFLYIIGDGPDKEKIQKMIQNLNLEDSVFLLGLMKNPYVWMKHSKLLVHASKYEGFGLVLVEALTCGRMVISSDCPTGPREILNEESCGKLVPVGDDTTLADALISFLSDKTARQEKEEHVRSSRNRFHRDTIIREYENLIFSVLGEENI; the protein is encoded by the coding sequence ATGAAAAAAATAAAAGTTCTCTTTCGAAGTGGAAGTCTTCGTATGGGAGGGTTAGAAAGAGTTTTAGTCGAAGTATTACAAAATATTAATAAAACAGACTTAGATATTCATCTTTTGATCGATGATGAAACAGAAGAAGATATTTTTAGAAAAGATATCCCTCTCGACATTCCTTACCATTTTTTAAAATCAAACCAATTTATGAAACAATTAGAGCTAGTCAGAAAAGAAAAAAATAAATCTATTCTCTCTAAGTTAAAATATAATCTCTATATGCACAAAGCTAGAAAACTTTGTAAACTAGAAACATTAAAATATATTTCTCAACAGGGTCCTTTCAATGTTTTAATAGATTTTGATGCTGGTGCAACTCGGTATATGGAAAATATTCCTATTCCACATAAAATCGTTTGGATTCATAATTCTATCCCTAGATTACTGAAAAAAGAAAGTAAAATAAAACATTTTGGAAAACGCTTAGAGAAATATACAAAAATTGTTGCAATTTGTGATGATATGAAGGAAGAATTACAGCACTTATATCCTAATATTGCTCACAAAATAACAAGAATTTACAATCCTTTTAATTTTGATAGAATTGAAGAGTTACAACAGGATACTTCTTCTCTTACAGAGGAGCAAAAAACTTTATTAAAAAATGAATATTGTGTTATGGTTTCTAGATTATCTTGCATACAAAAAGACTATAATACCCTATTAAAAGCATTTCAAAAAGTAAAAAATAAGGGAATTTCTGATTTTCTCTATATTATTGGTGATGGTCCTGATAAAGAAAAAATTCAAAAAATGATTCAAAATTTAAATTTAGAAGACTCTGTTTTCTTATTAGGACTTATGAAAAATCCTTATGTTTGGATGAAACACTCAAAATTATTAGTCCATGCTTCTAAATATGAAGGATTTGGGCTTGTTTTAGTTGAAGCTCTCACTTGTGGTCGCATGGTGATTAGTTCGGATTGTCCAACAGGTCCTAGAGAAATTTTAAACGAAGAAAGCTGTGGAAAACTCGTTCCTGTAGGAGATGATACAACTCTAGCAGACGCACTTATCTCTTTTCTTTCTGATAAAACTGCAAGACAGGAAAAAGAAGAGCATGTTCGTAGCAGTCGTAATCGTTTTCATCGAGACACTATCATTCGAGAATACGAGAATTTAATTTTTTCTGTTCTAGGTGAGGAAAATATATGA
- a CDS encoding lipopolysaccharide core heptose(II) kinase RfaY — protein MNILKKRMHNSYTVYGKEENLYLAEEFLNQNYETIEIFKDTKRNYVSKIKIQKKYYILKSPRSEQILIQKKILSFFKRGEALSTLLNVNYAIQNFHFTELVMPYVAITKKGFFLKESFLIMEYVEGRDFEKEEDFIKLIDWIQNFHRKGFYHQDLNTSNVCIQNDKLRVFDTQAKRESFSYYHRSYDILTLKQDLLVLEKNFPIEKYYPLPKNIGSLMAKFIKYWKYNPISLYFREKKQKAREK, from the coding sequence ATGAATATTTTAAAAAAAAGAATGCACAACTCCTATACTGTTTATGGAAAAGAAGAAAATCTATATTTAGCAGAAGAGTTTTTAAATCAAAATTATGAAACCATTGAAATTTTTAAAGACACCAAAAGAAATTATGTTTCTAAGATTAAAATCCAAAAAAAGTATTATATTTTAAAATCTCCTCGTTCAGAACAAATTTTGATACAAAAAAAAATTCTTAGCTTTTTTAAACGAGGGGAAGCCTTATCTACCTTGTTAAATGTGAATTATGCCATTCAAAACTTTCATTTTACAGAATTGGTGATGCCCTACGTTGCCATTACTAAAAAAGGCTTTTTCCTAAAAGAAAGTTTTTTAATTATGGAATATGTAGAAGGGAGAGATTTTGAAAAAGAAGAAGATTTTATAAAATTGATAGATTGGATTCAAAACTTTCATCGCAAAGGATTTTATCATCAAGATTTAAATACCTCCAATGTTTGCATTCAAAATGACAAATTACGAGTTTTTGATACGCAAGCGAAAAGAGAATCCTTTTCCTATTATCATAGAAGCTATGATATCTTAACTTTAAAACAGGATCTCCTTGTCTTAGAAAAAAACTTTCCGATAGAAAAATATTATCCACTTCCTAAAAATATAGGAAGTCTCATGGCTAAATTCATAAAATATTGGAAATATAATCCCATATCTCTATATTTCAGAGAAAAAAAACAAAAAGCGAGAGAAAAGTAA
- a CDS encoding glycosyltransferase family 9 protein, which produces MWKKFQSFMRKYRLIVGKYYWDRKKKHRICLNGNFIQENNIQSLLFLRQDGKVGDMVVHTMIFKAIKTKYPRIKIAVITRGAAQNIIEKNPYVDKIYEYKKKEIKDLAKKIAKEYYDILVDFSFMLRVRDMQLISLCKAKYNFGVNRENWNLFDVNIPFSFQEHISSLYLAFLKKLGIEEVETGYELFFENKQENRREYIVFNPYAASNNRSFHENMILKISEKLLKYTDLDLYIIGEETRRGELKKVSEKLGKRVHTFVSRSISEIFPLIHHAAFVITPDTAIVHIAVALQKEMIAIYRKDRKGDFNSILWGPNFKKAYVLYSSENDVNDWERENWECLENRIKQILK; this is translated from the coding sequence ATGTGGAAAAAATTTCAAAGTTTTATGAGAAAATATCGACTTATTGTGGGAAAATACTATTGGGATAGAAAAAAGAAGCATAGAATTTGCTTGAATGGAAATTTTATACAAGAAAATAATATCCAATCCCTTCTTTTTTTAAGACAGGATGGAAAAGTTGGGGATATGGTAGTACATACCATGATTTTTAAAGCCATTAAAACAAAATATCCAAGGATAAAGATTGCTGTTATTACAAGAGGAGCCGCTCAAAACATTATTGAGAAAAATCCTTATGTGGATAAAATTTATGAGTATAAGAAAAAAGAAATAAAAGACTTAGCTAAGAAAATAGCAAAAGAATATTATGATATTCTTGTTGATTTTAGTTTTATGCTGAGGGTTCGAGATATGCAGTTAATCTCGTTATGTAAGGCTAAGTATAATTTTGGAGTAAATCGAGAGAATTGGAACTTGTTTGATGTGAATATTCCTTTTTCTTTTCAAGAGCACATCAGCAGTCTATATCTTGCGTTTCTGAAAAAATTAGGAATTGAGGAAGTGGAAACAGGATATGAACTATTTTTTGAGAATAAGCAAGAAAATAGGAGAGAATATATTGTATTTAATCCTTATGCTGCAAGTAACAATCGTAGTTTTCATGAAAATATGATTTTGAAAATTTCAGAAAAATTACTGAAATATACAGATTTGGATCTTTATATTATCGGAGAAGAAACTAGAAGAGGAGAATTAAAAAAGGTATCAGAAAAATTAGGGAAACGAGTGCATACTTTTGTAAGTAGAAGTATTTCTGAGATATTTCCACTGATACATCACGCTGCCTTCGTCATTACTCCAGATACTGCTATTGTTCATATTGCTGTAGCATTACAAAAAGAAATGATTGCAATCTATCGTAAAGATAGAAAGGGAGATTTTAATTCGATATTATGGGGACCTAATTTTAAGAAAGCTTATGTACTATATTCTAGTGAAAATGATGTGAATGATTGGGAAAGAGAAAATTGGGAATGTTTAGAAAATAGAATAAAACAAATTTTAAAATGA
- a CDS encoding phosphoethanolamine transferase encodes MSEYLSIVINQKGNFLFCFLWILIGENIFVWRIEYGKFHKRFFEKLGNAFFFLLMLSFFITIFSFYFPKISYVILILLGVLSVTEMVFYCEYDSLFTNNTFLVLNETNLQESKEFLHDLFSWKLFRNLCVISFFLVLLPIFLSPIFVQLMDHRIGRYFLFFLLFLGGIDFLQAHRPKKIERYYMYVPFFRILREYYFFVEQRKANIESLKIQQQVEKELSKIDSKNENIDTLIFVIGESSSRNYLEIYNSYGGYLKNSPYMKARMEKGDLFVFDDVISSESLTALSIPKMMTLKNYEQEKAWYYYPSMISILKKAGYTTYWISNQMKHETVGKVFSSLSDYYFFSEDLDDKTPEKFDGVLLEEGLKILKEEKKKAIFFHLQGSHNTYSKKYPKEFDIDTVENITGRVISLKKKKYLAEYSNSLRYTDFILEKIFTTFSKEKSVCFYLSDHSEEFWENREFRGHSGDKGSRFMVEIPMFIFLSQSVREICPNIEEACKRSLHKPYMSDDIIHTVLGILGIKSSGYEKARDLLSTDFDIARKRMYQGKNYDEFWKLQKVTREV; translated from the coding sequence ATGTCGGAATATTTAAGTATCGTAATAAATCAGAAAGGAAACTTTCTTTTTTGTTTTTTATGGATTTTGATAGGAGAAAATATTTTCGTTTGGAGAATAGAGTATGGAAAATTTCATAAGAGATTTTTCGAAAAATTGGGAAATGCTTTCTTTTTTTTATTGATGTTAAGTTTTTTTATCACTATTTTTTCTTTTTATTTTCCCAAAATTTCTTATGTAATACTAATACTGCTAGGAGTACTCAGTGTTACTGAAATGGTATTTTATTGTGAATATGATTCCTTATTTACGAATAATACTTTTCTTGTACTAAATGAGACAAATCTACAGGAAAGTAAAGAGTTTTTACACGATTTATTTTCTTGGAAATTGTTCAGAAATTTATGTGTTATTAGCTTTTTTCTTGTTTTGCTTCCTATTTTTTTATCTCCTATTTTTGTACAGCTAATGGATCATAGAATTGGGAGATATTTTCTTTTCTTTCTTCTTTTTTTAGGGGGAATTGATTTTTTACAGGCACATCGTCCTAAAAAAATTGAGAGATATTATATGTATGTTCCTTTTTTTCGAATTTTAAGAGAATATTATTTTTTTGTAGAACAAAGAAAAGCAAATATAGAATCTCTAAAAATTCAGCAACAAGTGGAGAAAGAATTATCTAAAATAGATTCCAAAAATGAGAACATAGATACACTGATATTTGTTATCGGAGAATCTTCTTCCAGAAACTACCTAGAAATCTACAACTCCTATGGGGGATATTTAAAGAATAGTCCATATATGAAAGCAAGAATGGAAAAGGGAGATTTATTTGTATTTGATGATGTGATTAGTTCAGAATCTCTCACGGCTTTATCTATTCCTAAGATGATGACTTTAAAAAATTATGAGCAGGAAAAAGCATGGTATTATTATCCCAGTATGATTTCTATCTTAAAAAAAGCGGGATATACTACTTATTGGATTTCTAATCAGATGAAACATGAAACTGTAGGGAAAGTTTTTTCTTCCTTATCAGATTACTACTTTTTTTCAGAAGATTTAGACGATAAAACCCCGGAAAAGTTTGATGGAGTTTTGCTAGAGGAAGGTTTAAAAATACTAAAAGAAGAAAAGAAAAAAGCGATTTTTTTTCATTTACAAGGTAGTCATAACACTTATAGTAAGAAATATCCAAAAGAATTCGACATTGACACAGTAGAAAATATTACAGGGAGGGTTATTTCTTTGAAAAAAAAGAAGTATTTAGCGGAATATAGCAATTCTTTGCGATATACTGATTTTATTTTAGAAAAGATTTTTACTACTTTTTCGAAAGAAAAATCAGTTTGTTTTTATTTATCTGATCATTCAGAAGAATTTTGGGAAAACAGGGAATTTAGAGGGCATTCAGGAGATAAAGGAAGTCGTTTTATGGTAGAAATTCCCATGTTTATCTTTTTAAGTCAAAGTGTACGAGAAATTTGTCCCAATATTGAAGAAGCTTGTAAAAGAAGTTTGCATAAACCATATATGTCTGATGATATTATTCATACTGTTTTGGGTATTTTAGGAATAAAATCAAGTGGTTATGAGAAAGCTAGAGATTTGTTGTCTACTGACTTTGATATTGCCAGAAAGAGAATGTATCAAGGAAAAAACTACGATGAGTTTTGGAAGTTACAGAAGGTAACTAGAGAGGTTTGA
- a CDS encoding YegS/Rv2252/BmrU family lipid kinase produces the protein MQKVKFIYNPISGSANTPKMLDTVIATYQKYNKTIVPFRIGENFPLEMAFEDIHENYEHILIAGGDGTINRTINLYLQKNLSLPIAILPTGTANDFAKYLSMPMDIEEACEKILKAEVKKVDLGKVNDKYFINVFSFGLFTDVSQKTPTHLKNTFGKLAYYFNGIKEIPRFTKIELRVESEDLTIQTKCFLAFVFNGQTAGNINIAYNSQIDDGLLDVILVKGENLLKLGNLVYNFLRGEHLEEADKENILYFKSKALTLSSIQEITTDIDGEAGPQLPTQITCIPKALNILF, from the coding sequence ATGCAAAAAGTAAAATTTATTTATAACCCTATTTCAGGAAGTGCCAACACTCCAAAAATGTTAGATACTGTGATTGCAACCTATCAAAAATACAATAAAACTATTGTTCCTTTCAGAATCGGAGAAAACTTCCCCCTAGAAATGGCTTTCGAAGATATTCATGAAAATTATGAACATATTCTAATTGCCGGAGGAGATGGTACTATCAATCGTACTATTAATCTATATCTTCAAAAAAATTTATCTCTTCCCATTGCCATTTTACCAACAGGAACAGCTAACGATTTTGCAAAATATTTATCTATGCCAATGGATATCGAAGAAGCTTGTGAAAAAATTTTAAAAGCAGAAGTGAAAAAAGTAGACTTAGGGAAGGTCAATGATAAGTATTTTATCAATGTTTTTAGTTTTGGACTTTTTACGGATGTTTCACAAAAAACTCCGACTCATTTGAAAAATACTTTTGGAAAACTAGCTTATTATTTTAATGGTATCAAAGAAATCCCTCGTTTTACAAAGATAGAGTTAAGAGTGGAAAGTGAAGACTTAACCATACAAACGAAATGTTTTTTAGCCTTTGTCTTTAATGGACAAACAGCCGGAAATATTAACATTGCTTATAATAGTCAAATAGATGATGGACTTTTAGATGTCATTTTAGTGAAGGGTGAAAACTTGTTAAAGCTAGGAAACCTAGTTTATAATTTTTTAAGAGGAGAACATTTGGAAGAAGCAGACAAGGAAAATATTTTGTATTTTAAAAGCAAAGCATTGACTCTTTCCAGTATACAAGAAATTACAACAGACATTGACGGAGAAGCTGGACCACAATTACCAACACAAATTACTTGTATTCCGAAGGCTCTAAATATTTTATTTTAG